The genomic stretch ATGGCGCACGGTCAGGTTGCGGCCCTGCGGGGTGAGGCGCACGGCGCGCATCAGGCCACTGTCCAGACGGTAGAGGCTGGGCGCGGCGTCCCCGGCGTAGTACAGGGTCTGGCCGCGGCGGACGGTGCGGTTGGGATCGGTATAGGTGCTGGTGGTCGTGGGAGAGATGTAGGTCATGGCCGGTGCTCCTGGGGTCGTGCATCCGCCCGTGGTGCTGGTGCCGTGGCGGGCGTGGGGCGTACGTGTGGGGGCCGCCTGTCCTTCGATTGATCAGGAGTGTACAAACCTTGTACAACCCTGAATCGTGTATGGCCCACAGTGTGAACACTCCGCCAAACGACCACCCATCAGGTGTGGTCGTTCTCACCCTGCCTCGGCCGTTCCGTACTGCTGGACAGACGCCTCACAGATGTCCCCGGTCATTCGTGCCCATTCACGCCCATAGCCCACGCCCGACACGGCAGACTGCCGGACGTGACCCTTCACGACCACGCCGGACCCTACCGGGCCTGGACGCCTGCCGCCTATACCTTCCCCCTCCCGGACGGGCACCGCTTCCCGGCGTACAAGTACGCGGGCGTCCGCGACCGCCTGGACGGGCTGCTCCCCGTGCTGGACACCCCGAACCTGAGCTGGGCGGACGCCGCGCGCGCCCACGATCCCCTATGGCTGCGGCGCTGGCGCAGGGGCGAGATCGACCGGCACGAGGAACGCGCCTTCGGCCTGCCCTGGAGTGCCGAGGTGGTGGAACGCGCCCGCCGCGCCGCCGGGGGCTCCCTGGCCGCCCTGCACGACGCCCTGGCGGTCGGGTGGGGCATCAATCTGGCGGGCGGCACGCATCACGCCTTCCGGGACCGTGCCGAGGGCTTCTGCCTCGTGAACGACGCCGCGATCCTGACCCGCGTGGCGCTTGATGACGGACTGGCGCGGCGCGTGGCGATCCTCGACCTGGACGTGCACCAGGGCAACGGCACCGCCGCGCTGCTGGAACACGAGACGCGGGCCTTTACCCTCAGCGTCCACGGCGAGCGGAACTATCCCTTCCGCAAGGAACGCAGCAGCCTCGACCTCGGCCTGGGGGACGGCGTGACCGACCACGACTACCTGCGGGTGCTGCGCGGGCAGGTGCTCCCGGCGCTGGACGCCTTCCGGCCCGACCTGCTGCTGTACCTCGCGGGTGTAGACGTCCTGGCCGGGGACCGCTTCGGCCGTTTCGCCCTGACCCTGGACGGCGTGCGCGCCCGCAACCGCGCCGTGCTGACCTGGGCGCGCGGCGCGGGCATTCCGGTCGTCACGATGATGGCCGGCGGCTACAACCGTGACCACGCTCTGACCATTGAGGCGCATGCCAGCGTGGTGCTTGACGGCCTGGACGTGCTGACCTGAGCGTCCGGCCCTGACCGGCGCGCGCCGTCCGGGCTGACCGATCAACTGAATCGGTTCAGGCGGATAATGCGCCGCATGACGACCCGCGCGCCGTGGAACCGCAACGAACGCCTGGGCATCCTGAACGGCTGGGCGGTCTTCCTGGGCGACGGCTTCATGAGCGTCGCCGTCGTCCTGACCGGCTTCGCCGCCCGCCTCGGCGCGCCCAACTGGGTCATCGGCCTGCTCCCCGCCATTGCCGGGGGCGGCTGGATGCTGCCGCAGCTGCTCGTCGCCGCCCGCGTGCGCCCCCTGACCCACAAACTCCCGGTGTACCGCTCGGCCGCCATGGTCCGCACCGCCACGTACATCTTCATGGTGCTAGCCGCCGCGCTGCTCGCCGACCGCCCCGCACTGTGCCTGACGCTGTTCATCATCGCCATGAGCCTGAATGCCCTGGCGTCCGGCGTCAGTGGCCTGCCGTTCCTGGAGGTCGTCAGCAAGACCGTCCCCACCGAACGCCGCGCCCGGTTCTTCGGCACCCGCAACCTGTACGGCGGCCTGCTCGCCTTCGGGGCAGGGCTGCTCGTGCGGGCCATCCTGGGCAGCGACCTGGCCTTCCCGCTGAACTACGCCCTGATCCTCGCGCTGGGCACCGTCGCATTCACGTTCGGGTACTGGGTGTTCGGGCTGGTGCAGGAACCCGCCGACACGCCCCAGGAGGCCCAGGGCACCCGCGCCGAGTTCCGCGCCATTCCCGAGACGCTGCGCGACCCGCACTTCCGGGCGTTCCTGACCGTGCGGCTGCTGCTGGCCGCCGCGAGCATGAGCGACCCCTTCCTGGCCGTGTACGCCCTGCGCGAACTGCACTACCCGGCCGCCACGCTGGGCACCTTCGTCATGGCCCTGACCGGCGCTGCGCCCCTCAGTAACATCGTCTGGCAGCGCGTCGCCGAACGCAAGGGCTCGCGGCGCATCATCCGCTACGCGAGCGTCTTCTACGGCCTCGCGCCCCTGTGGGCCCTGACGGTCGGGCTGTTGCACCTGCCCAGTTGGACGTACCTTCTCGCGTTCATCCTGACGAGCACTGCCGCGCAGGGCTTCAACCTGGGCCACACCAACCACCTGCTGAACATCGCGCCGGAACACGCCCGCAGCCGCTACATCGGCACGCTGAACACCCTGGTCGGCGCGGCCCTGTTCACCCCGGTCCTCGGCGGGCTGCTCGCTGACCGCGCCGGGTACGGCCCGGTGTTCGTCCTCAGCGGCGTGCTGTGCGCCGCCGCGTGGGTGTGGTGCGGGAAACTCCGCCGCGACGCCTGAACAGGCGCAGGGTGCCCGCCAGCTCCACCGGGGGTACCCTCCACGTCCTGCCGCTCACAGCAGAATTCAGGAGTATTGAAGGTGCCCTTCCATACCCCTGAACGAGGGGAGCGAGCACCTGACAACACCAGCGGTTGGAAGTGGAATTGAAGGGCGTGGTGTTGGCCCCAGGGTGGAACTGGAATCCGCTGTCAGTGGCCCAGGATCTTGCTGAGGAACGCCCTGGCCCGCTCGTGTTTCGGGTTCTGGTAGAAGGCTTCCGGCGTGGTGTCCTCGACGATGTTGCCCTGATCGAAGAACAGGATCCGGTCGGCGACCTCACGCGCGAAGCCCATCTCGTGCGTGACGACCAGCATGGTCATGCCGGTGCGGGCCAGTTCCTTCATGACGTCCAGCACCTCCTTGATCATCTCGGGATCCAGGGCGCTGGTGGGTTCGTCGAACAGCATCACCTTGGGTTCCATCGCCAGGGCCCGCGCAATCGCCACGCGCTGCTGCTGCCCGCCCGAGAGCTGCGCCGGGTACTTGTGCGCCTGCTCCTCGATACCCACGCGGCGCAGCAGTTCCAGGCCGCGCTTCTCCGCGTCGGCCTTGCTGGTTTTCCGTACGCGGGTGGGCGCCAGCGTGATGTTCTCCAGCACGGTCAGGTGCGGGAAGAGGTTGAACGACTGGAACACCATGCCGACCTCGCGGCGGATGGCGTCCAGGTTGCCCTTGCCGTCCAGAGGAATGCTGTCCACGGTGATCTGCCCGCCGTCATGCGGGTCCAGGGCATTGATGGTGCGGATGAAGGTGCTCTTGCCGCTGCCCGACGGGCCGATCACGACCACGACCTCGCCCGGCTGGACGCGCAGGTTCACGCCACGCAGCGCGTGGAAGCTGCCGAAATGCTTGTGCACGTCACGCACGTCGATGATCGGGGGGGCGTCCCGGCGGATCTGGCTGCCCGTGGCGGTGGGGGAGGACTGCGTCATGCCCTGTATGGTACCGCCGCGTGAGCCCGGAGCGCTGGTCTGCCGGGCAGGCGGCTTTGTGTGGGGATGGTCTCGTGACCATTTATCGTTCGGCCGGAAACCCCCCTGTGGTACCATCCGCCTACTCTTCACACCCCGGGCCGAGACTTCTCATCTGCCCACGCACCACCCAGGAGGAATCATGAAGAAGACCACCAAACAACTCGGTGCCCTGCTCGTCCTCGGCACTGCCGCCATCGCCCTCGCGCAGGGCACCACGTTCCTCACCATCGGCTCGGGCAGCACCACCGGCGTGTACTTCCCCGTCGCGACCGGCATGGCCAAGATGGTCAACGACGCCGGGGCCGGCGTGCGTGCCAACGCCCGCTCGACCGGCGGCAGCGTCTTCAACGTGAACGCCATCGCCACCGGCGAACTCGACGCGGCCGTCGCCCAGAACGACGTCGTGTACTACGCCTACAAGGGCACCGGCCTCCAGGCCTTCCAGGGCAAGGCGAACACCAAGCTGCGCACCATGGCCGTCCTGTACCCCGAAGTCCTGCACGTCGTCGCCCGCAAGGACAGCGGCATCCGCTCGATTGCCGACCTGAAGGGCAAGCGCGTCGTGATCGGCGACCTGGGCTCCGGCACCGAACTGACCGCCAAGCAGGTGCTCGAATCCTACGGGCTGGGCTTCGACGACCTGGGTCAGGCGCTGCGCGTGTCGCCCGCACAGGGCATCACCCTGATGCAGGACAAGCGCGCCGACGCGCTGTTCTACACCGTGGGCGTGGGCGCCAGCGCCATCAGCCAGATCGCGCAGACCGTGGACGTCACCATGGTGCCCGTCAGCGGCAACCAGGCCAGCAGCCTGATCAAGAAGTACCCCTTCTACGTCCGCTACAACATCCCCGCCAAGAGCTACAAGGGCGTGGGCGCCACCGTCCCCAGCGTCGCCGTGCAGGCCACCCTGGTCACCAGCACCGCCGTCAGCGAGGAGGCCGTGTACAAGGCCATGAAGGCCATCTTCGACGACGAGGGCGCGCTGAAGGCCATCCACCCCAGCCTCGCGACGAACTTCAGCTACGCCAAGGCCGTCAAGGGCATCCCTGCGCCGCTGCACGCCGGGGCCGTCAAGTTCTTCAAGGAAAAAGGCCTGAACGTCAAGTAACGGCCCGCACCTGGGGGCCAGCCGGGGAAACGCTCGGGCTGGCCCCCAACCCCATTCACCCCATGACGCGGACTCCGTCTGTTCCGTCGGCCACCCGGAACGACACCGGGTCGCCAACTCCACGCCCGGACTCCGCGCCGCTCCTACTCGCATCCGCTCGGATGGAACGGTTCTGAAGAACCGTTCCACCGGAGTCCGGAGAAGGAACCCATGAGCGACCCCACCCGCCCCATCAGCAGCGACCCCACCCTCACCCCGCCCGGCCAGGAGATGACCGACGGCGAACGCCGCGCCATCGAGATGGTCGAGGCCGCCGAGACCGGCGGACGCAAACTCGGCGGCTGGCAGCGCGGCCTCGTGACGCTGGTCGCCGTCGCGTGGTGCCTGTACCAGATGTACGCCGCGCAGGTCGGCAACATCGACACCCTCACCCTGCGCGCCACGCACCTGGGCTTCGCGTTCTTCCTCGCGTACCTCGTGTTCCCCCACCGCAAGACCCCCGGGCAGCCGCAGACCCGCGTGCCCTGGTACGACTGGATCCTGGGCATCGGCGCGACCGGCACCGCCGCGTACCTCATCGCGCAGTACCCCAGCATTGCCAATGAGCAGGGCGGTCTGCTGACGGGTACGGACGTATGGGTCGGCAGCGGCATGATCGTCCTGTTGCTGCTCGCCGCGTGGCGCACCATCGGCATCGCCATGCCCATCGTCGCCGGCGTGTTCATGCTGTACGCCCTGACCGGCCCCAAGGGCCTGATCCGCGGTGACCTGGGGCCGCAGCTTCAGCTGCACGCCGGGCAGACCTGGCCGCAGGTCGTGGGTCAGCTGTTCGCGAACACCGAGGGCATCTTCGGCACCGCCATCGGCGTGTCCGCGCAGATCGTGTTTCTGTTCGTGCTGTTCGGCGCGATCTTCGATAAACTCGGCGCGGGTGAATGGTTCATGCGCGTCGCGCAGGGCGTTCTGGGCGGCTTCCGGGGCGGCGCGGCCAAGGCCAGCATCCTCTCCAGCGCCCTGAACGGCGTGATCTCCGGCTCGGCCGTCAGCAACGTCGTCACCGGCGGGAACATCACCATCGGGACCATGGTCCGCACCGGCTACAGCCGCGAGAAGGCCGGGGCCATCGAGGTCGCCAGTTCCAGCAACGGCCAGCTCATGCCGCCCGTCATGGGCGCCGCCGCGTTCATCATGGCGCAGAACCTGAACATCGAGTACCGCAGCCTGATTCTCGCCGCCGCCATCCCCGCGTTCCTGTGCTACGGCACGCTGCTCGTCCTGGCGCACATCGAGGCGCTGAAACTCGGCCTGAAGGGGCTGCCCAAGAGCGAACTGCCCCCGGTGCGCCGCACCCTCCTGAGCGGCTGGTACTACATGCTGCCCCTCGGGTACCTGATCGGGACGCTGACCATCAACCCCGAAGCCACCCCGGAACGCGTCGCGCTGAACACCATCTTCGTCATGCTGGTCATGATGTTCGTGCAGGAGGCCATCCTGGCCAACCGTGACGGACGCGGCGTCGGCCGGGGTCTCCTCGACGGCGGGAAGAAGATCATCGAGGCGTTCGAGGGCGGCGCCCGCTCCATGATCGGCATCGCCATCGCCACCGCCGCCGCCGGGATCATCGTCGGCATCGTGACCATCACCGGGCTGGGCTTCGGCCTCGCGGACATCGTGCAGCTCGCCAGCGACGGCGTCCGGAACGCCTTCGCGTTCGCTGGGCCGCAGGTCGCCACCTTCGCGTCCATCGTGATGGTCCTGCTCATGGCGCAGCTCATCGCGCTGATCCTCGGTATGGGCCTGCCCACCACCGCCAACTACATCCTGATGAGCGCCCTGATCGTCCCCATCATCGCCAAGATCGCCGGACTCGACCCCACCAATCCCGCCCAGATGCTCCCCGTGCACATGTTCGTTTTCTACTTCGGGATCATGGCCGACAGCACCCCACCCGTCGCGCTCGCCGCGTTCGCCGCCGCCGCCATCAGTGGCGGGAACCCCGTCGCGACCGGCGTGCAGGCCTTCCAGTACGAACTGCGCACCGCGCTGCTGGCGTACATGATGTTCTTCAACCCACAGCTGCTGCTCATCGCGAACGGCCGCCTGGGTGGCGTCACCTGGACCGAGGCGATCCCCATGATCCTCTTCGCGTTCATCGGCCTCGTCGCGTTCAGCGCCGCCACGCTGCGCTTCCTGCACCGCCGCACCAATTCACTCCAGGCGCTGCTGCTGCTCGTGGCGGCGCTGATCCTGATCATCCCCACCCACATCCTCTGGAACCTCGCCGCGCTGGCCCTGATCGCCGCCGTGTACTTCTGGCAGAAAGCCGGTAGCCGCGCCGAGCCCCCAGCGGAACCACCCGCCGCACTCGCCTGACCCAGGTGACCGCGCCCCCCGCTCAGTACGGGGGGCGCGGTTGTTCGGGTGCCAGTCGCAGACCTCCTGGACATCCGTTGACTCACGGCGGGTGTCAGTGACGTTCACCCTTTGATCGGTCCAGCCCGAATGAGCCCAGCGTACTTCAGCCCGCCAGTTGGCGGGCGAACTCATGTGGCGTGAGGTTCCCAAGAGAGCTGTGGGGACGGACGACGTTATAGTCCCGCCGCCAGATGGCGAGGCTCAGCCTCGCCTGCGGCACGCTCAAGAACCAGTGAACATTCAAGAACTCGTCACGCATCCGACCGTTAAAGCTCTCAATATAGGCGTTCTGAACGGGCTTTCCGGGGTCGATGAAGTGATGGGCGATGCCCTGCGAGTACGCCCACTGATCCAGGGCCCGGCCCGTAAACTCTGGCCCGTTGTCGGTCAGGAGCACTTCGGGTTTTCCGCGTTCCCGAATCGCGTCTGCCAGCAGACGCGCCACGGTGCTCCCGGGGATCGATGTCGACGCATAGCTGAGCACGCATTCCCTCGTGCCGTCGTCTACAACGTTGAGGATTCGGAACCGTTGCCCGTTGGCCAACTGATCACTGACGAAGTCCAGGCTCCAGCGCTCATTCGCTCGTGTCGGCGACGTGAGCGGCAGTCTGGTGTGGGCCTCCCCCTTTCTGCGGGTCTTTTTGCGGACGGCTAAGCCTTCATTCCGGTACACGCGGTAGACGCGCTTGTGGTTAACGGTCTCGCCCTGGCGGCGCAGCAGGATGTGGAGACGCCGATATCCGAACCGGGGACGCTCGCACGCGAGCGTCCTGAGCTTGTCTGCCAGATCACGGTCATCTCTCGTCGCGCGATGACGCTGTGTAGAACGATGAAAACCAAGAACACGGCAGGCTCGCCGCTCACTGATCCCGAACAGGTGCCGCACTTCCTGGATGACCCGTCGTTTGATGGGCGTCTGGACCTGCGGCATCTGTTCGGGACTCACCCTCAGCACCTGACACTTCACGAGAAATGGCGTCCTGAACGCAGTGCGACATGACAAAGGGCGGTATCTGGGTCTGTGACGAGCCCCGATACTGCCCGCTTCCATGCTGACACGTTGGCCACCTACCTGCACACTCGCTGGCCACACCGCCGTACGGACGCGCTCCGTCGTCTTGCCGAAGTGCTCCTGGCCGTGCTCCAGGCCGAGTCCACGCTTCACCGCAAGATCGCGCTTCACCTCCCCAGATCAGCCACGTTGGAATCAAAAACCCGGACGGTGGCCCGCGTGTTTCACGACGCTCAGCTCACGCCGCAGGACGTCTGTGACGTCTTGCTTCCCTTGCTGCCCGACGGCAAGCTCACCCTGATCATGGACCGCACCACGTGGCATTACGGTCAGACGCCGCTGAACATCCTCGTCTTGGGCGTTCTGCTTGGGGGCGCGGTGATTCCCCTCGTCTGGTCGATCCTGCCGCATCAAGGCAACAGCTGCACTGCTGCCCGGATCCTCCTGGTTGCCCGGCTCCTCAAGGTGATGCCAGCTCGCCGCTGGGCCGTGTTGATCGCAGACCGGGAGTTCGTGGGGCGCGAGTGGTGCTCGTTCCTGCGCTGGAAACGCATCCGGCACTGTATCCGCATCCGGGAGAACACCAGAATCGAGGATGAACTGGTGCGAGACCTGTTCACGACGCTGCAACTGGGACAGGTGCGCACCCTGTTCGAGCGGACGTGGGTCTATGGGGGCTGGATGCACGTGGTCATCACCCTGTCCCCTGCGGGGGACAGGGTGATCGTGGCCTCAGATTTGCCCGTCCTGGATGTGTTGCGGACCTATCGGCTCAGGTGGGCGATTGAATCGGCGTTCTCCGCGTTGAAAGCTCGCGGGCTGAATCTGGAGGCCACGCACATGACGGCTCCAGAGCGCATCTCTCGGCTCTTTGGCCTGCTCTGTATTGCGCTGGCCTGGATGACGCGGATCGGCGCGCAGCGGACAGAAACTCACGCCCCTCGTCAGGACAAGCGTGGGCGAGCGGTCGTGAGCGTGACGCGGATCGGGTGGCAGATCCTGAGTCAAGCGGCACGGTGGGGCGGCGAGGTCTTCTGTGACTGTCTACAGCTCCTCGGAATGCCGTTCCCAACCGCCAGCACGTCAGTTTCCCGAAGTGTCAGGTGCTGAGCAGAGCAGGCCAAAGAGCCGAGAGATGCGCTCTGGAGCCGTCATGTGCGTGGCCTCCAGATTCAGCCCGCGAGCTTTCAACGCGGAGAACGCCGATTCAATCGCCCACCTGAGCCGATAGGTCCGCAACACATCCAGGACGGGCAAATCTGAGGCCACGATCACCCTGTCCCCCGCAGGGGACAGGGTGATGACCACGTGCATCCAGCCCCCATAGACCCACGTCCGCTCGAACAGGGTGCGCACCTGTCCCAGTTGCAGCGTCGTGAACAGGTCTCGCACCAGTTCATCCTCGATTCTGGTGTTCTCCCGGATGCGGATACAGTGCCGGATGCGTTTCCAGCGCAGGAACGAGCACCACTCGCGCCCCACGAACTCCCGGTCTGCGATCAACACGGCCCAGCGGCGAGCTGGCATCACCTTGAGGAGCCGGGCAACCAGGAGGATCCGGGCAGCAGTGCAGCTGTTGCCTTGATGCGGCAGGATCGACCAGACGAGGGGAATCACCGCGCCCCCAAGCAGAACGCCCAAGACGAGGATGTTCAGCGGCGTCTGACCGTAATGCCACGTGGTGCGGTCCATGATCAGGGTGAGCTTGCCGTCGGGCAGCAAGGGAAGCAAGACGTCACAGACGTCCTGCGGCGTGAGCTGAGCGTCGTGAAACACGCGGGCCACCGTCCGGGTTTTTGATTCCAACGTGGCTGATCTGGGGAGGTGAAGCGCGATCTTGCGGTGAAGCGTGGACTCGGCCTGGAGCACGGCCAGGAGCACTTCGGCAAGACGACGGAGCGCGTCCGTACGGCGGTGTGGCCAGCGAGTGTGCAGGTAGGTGGCCAACGTGTCAGCATGGAAGCGGGCAGTATCGGGGCTCGTCACAGACCCAGATACCGCCCTTTGTCATGTCGCACTGCGTTCAGGACGCCATTTCTCGTGAAGTGTCAGGTGCTGAGGGGAAGGAGGACTCGAACGAGGGCTCGGTCTCAGCATCGAGGTACTGATACGGATCGAACGTTCCGGTATCCACCGCGTGCCCAAAGCCTGCATAACTCTCGGCCATCTCGACGTAGAGAAACAGGATGTCCCGCAGCGCCTGTGACGCTTCCTGATGGTCGTGACAGGTGAGGGTGCGCATGTCAGCTCATGCTACGGGCGCTAGTTCAAATTTCAGCCGCACAGACCCTAGCTTGTAGCCGTACACGTCGCCCTGCGTGCCATAGCCCCAACGAGCACCGGGAAACGAGTACCACTGCCCCCGTTTGGGTCGGCAGACGGGCAGGGGCATGGATCGACGATCACTCCGGTGCAGGACGGTGACGGGGTGGCGACCGCTTCAAGTCGTTCAAGCCATCGCTGTCCCGGGTGTACGCCTGCGTGTAGGAGGGAAGATCGACACGATCTTCCCTCAGGACGTTCCACCAGATAGACGGGAACGGATGTTTGAAGACCAGTCGGCTGAGCAACAGGGCGACCAGCAGGGCGTCACTCAATTTCTGGTGCGAACACCGCTTGAGGTCACTGAAATGCCGTTTGGCCCAGCGGCGAAGCTGACGGATGACGGCCCGTCGGCCTCAACTGTGATGGAGCGGGTATGGCTAGGTGCCGTCTCCATTTTTTTCCTCTGGGAGAGATTGAACAGGTCATGGCGCGAGCCCTAAACGGGGTTTCCAGGTGACGGAACTTGTGGGTGGCGTCCTTGGCTTTCCAGTGGTAGATCGCCGTCCTCGCGACTCCATTGAGGGGCGTCAGATCGCTGATCGGCGTCTCAGCCTCAAGCTCTCTGAGAATCTCTACGAGCTGCTACTCCGTGTACAGTTGGCGTTCCATGTTTCTCCCAGTCTGCTGCTCGGTTTGCAATCCGACTGGTGCCGGAAAGAGGGGCAAGGTCACGGGTCTTTCTCGGCTCCTATGGGCGGGTATGAAGTCAGGTGCGCGGCGCCGTGACCGCCAGGAGGGTTGGTGAAAGTCGCAGCAGACGCGTGCAGCTGTGGGCTGCGCGGTCAGGCGGAATGCGGGATGCGCCGCTCGAACACGAGCCCGCGCGGCGTGCCGGCCAGCATCACGGGCGTCAGGACCGGCACGCCCAGCAGGGACAGGTGCACATGCCCGGCCGCGTCGGTGCGCTCGATGGCCGCCGCGACGGCCACCACGTCCCAGTCCCGGCGGGTCGCAAGGACCGTTGCGGCCACCTCGGCCTGACCTGCCAGCAGTTCAAGGCTGATCACGGCCGCCCGCACCGGCCCGCGCGCCGCGCGGATGTCGCCCGGGTGATGCAGCGCCGACCCGACCAGCGTCCAGTGGCCTGCCAGGGATGTCACCTTCACGCTGGGAATGCCGCGCAGCGCGCCCAGGTCATGACTCAGGGCCTCCGCGCCCGGGGTGGCGATCAGGACGTCCACGTCCGGCAGGGCGCCACTGAAGAACTCCGCGACGTTCAGGCGGTCGCGGTTCGACAGGACAGCCAGACGCTCGTGAACAGCCTCGGCACTGGGCAGGACGTCGGCAATGGCGGTGCGGAACTGATCGGGCATAACGGACTCCTCTCGAGTGAGCGCTGCGGGGCGCCCACTGCACCATCAGGGTACGCAGTGTGCGCTGACCACCCGCCGACAGAACCCACAAGCTGACGTTCACGGATCGTTCAGGCAGCGGGGGCGCGGCCCCACCCGCCGGACACCCCGCGCGACCGAAGCCGCCCACCGTCGTAGGGTGGCGGGGTATGCAGGCCACCCTGAGCACCACCCGCCACGCCGCCGCGATCGCGGTGGCCGTGACCGCCGGGCACTTCATCAACGACGCGTACAGCGCCATGCTCACGCCCCTCACGCCCGCCCTGCAGGCGAAGTACGGCGTCAGCATCGCCGCTGTCACGTTCCTGGGCAGCGTGTACTCCCTGACGAGCAGTGTCCTCCAGCCCGTGCTGGGCATCATAGGCGAGCGCCTCGACCGCCGCTACGCCGCCGCACTCGGCCCGCTGATGACCGGGATCGGCCTGACCCTCATGGGTTTCGTGCCGTGGTTCGGGGCGCTGGTCCTGCTCGTCGCCGTGGCGGGATTCGGCAGTGGCTTCTTCCACCCCGCCGGAGCGGCGTACGTCGCGCAGCACAGCCCCCCCGACAAGCGCGGCCTGTGGGCCAGTCTGTTCAGCGCGGGCGGCACCGCCGGCATGGCCCTCGGCCCCGTCTTCGCGGGCGTGGGCCTGACGCACCTGCCGTGGTTCGCGCTGATCGGAGTCGTCATCGCCGCGATCACCTTCGCCGTCACGCCCAGCGGCGTCCAGAAAGCCAAACGGATTCCCCTGCGCGACTACGCGGGCATCTTCCGGGGGCCCCTCGTGTGGCTGTGGGTCATGGCGGTCCTGCGCTCGCTGGCCAGCATGGGCTACAACGCCATGCTGCCCTTCATGCTGCTCGCCCGGGGCTTCGGCGCGCGCGAGGTCGCCATCACCCTGGCCGTGTACTCCGTCGCCAGCGCCATCGGCGGCATCGTCGGCGGACGGCTCAGCGACCGTGTGGGCCGCACCACCATCCTGCGCGGCGCGATCCTCACCACCATCCCCTTCTTCGCACTGCTGATCCTCTCCAGCCCCGCCCACTGGTGGTTCTACCCCCTGACCTTCATCGTGGGAGCCGCCGTGAACGCCAGCATCCCCGTCGGCGTCGTCACCGCTCAGGAATACGCCCCCGGCCACGTCGCCGTCGCCAGTTCCATCATGATGGGTTTCTCGTGGGGCTTCGCGGGCCTCCTCGTGTTTCTCGTGGGCGCCCTGGCCGACGC from Deinococcus soli (ex Cha et al. 2016) encodes the following:
- a CDS encoding MFS transporter → MQATLSTTRHAAAIAVAVTAGHFINDAYSAMLTPLTPALQAKYGVSIAAVTFLGSVYSLTSSVLQPVLGIIGERLDRRYAAALGPLMTGIGLTLMGFVPWFGALVLLVAVAGFGSGFFHPAGAAYVAQHSPPDKRGLWASLFSAGGTAGMALGPVFAGVGLTHLPWFALIGVVIAAITFAVTPSGVQKAKRIPLRDYAGIFRGPLVWLWVMAVLRSLASMGYNAMLPFMLLARGFGAREVAITLAVYSVASAIGGIVGGRLSDRVGRTTILRGAILTTIPFFALLILSSPAHWWFYPLTFIVGAAVNASIPVGVVTAQEYAPGHVAVASSIMMGFSWGFAGLLVFLVGALADATSPTTAALAALSLLIPSAVIAARLPEPQKVQFS